ATTTAGAGCTTTTAAGTTGTGAAGATCTGAATTTGTATGGTTATGAAAAGAGTGATAAGTGGCTTTTGTGTTTCCAAAAAGCAGTTTAGTTTGGATAAATTTATATATAAATTTTAAAAGGATAAAAGATGAATAAAAAGACCAAAATTTTAGCGACAATAGGTCCAGCAAGTGATAATTTAGATACCATAATAGAACTTGCAAAATCAGGAGTAAACGCCTTTAGAATGAACTTTAGCCATGGCGATCACGCTTATCATAAGTCAAATTTAGATAAGATAAAAGAGGCTGAAAAAATCACAGGAAAAAGGCTTGGAATTTTTCAAGATATAAGCGGCCCAAAGGTTAGAGTTGGTAAGCTTGAAGAGATGTTTAGCCTTCATGCTGGAGATACTTTGACTTTTATAAAAGATGAAATAGTTGGAAAAAAAATAGATGAAAAAAGCTACAAACTATCTATAAATCACCCTGAAATTTTATCTCTTATGAAAGAAGGCGAGTTTATATATCTTTGTGATGGAGCTATAAGAGCAAAAGTTATAAAAGCTAGTGATGATGAGATTGTGGCAACTTTGGAAAACAGTGGAATTCTTACTTCAAATAAAGGTGTAAATTTTCCAAATACCAGAATAGATATCGATGTAATTACCCAAAAAGATATGAAAGATTTAGAGTGGGGCGCTAAAAATGGCGTACATTTTGTGGCTGTATCTTTTGTCCAAAAAGCTAGTGATGTTTTAAGGGTTAGAAGAATTTTAGATGAGCTTGGAAGTAAGGCTAGGATTTTTGCAAAGATTGAGAAATTTGACGCTGTTGAAAACATCGATGATATCATTGAGGCAAGTGATGGGATAATGGTAGCTCGTGGCGATCTTGGAATAGAAGTGCCTTACTATGAAGTACCAAACATTCAAAAAATGATCATCAAAAAAGCAAACGCAAAAGCTCGTCCAGTCATCACAGCAACTCAGATGATGCTAAGTATGACAGAAAATGAAAGAGCAACTAGAGCTGAGATAAGCGATGTGGCAAATGCTGTTTTAGACGGAACTGATGCTGTTATGTTAAGCGAAGAGAGTGCTGTTGGAAAGCATCCTGCTCAGGTTGTTAAAGCAATGACAAACACCATAAAAGAGATAGAAAAAATTTATCCTTACAATAGAAATATGGAGTGCTTTGATGAGACTGATATGGTGGCAAACAGCACCGTTAGCCTTGCGACAAACATAAAAGCTACAGCGATTTTATCTATCACAGGTTCTGGTCGTTCTGCTATAAAAATGGCAAGAAATCGCCCTTGTATGCCGATATATGGTGTAAGTCACGATGAAGAGACTGCTCACTTTTTAACTCTAGCTTGGGGCGTAAAACCGATAATGGTAAAAGAGAAAAAAGATGTTGATTTTCTTATAGCTGATACTATAGTGGAAGCTTATAATAAGGGCTTTATAGATGAAAATCAAACCTATATCATGACAGCAGGTTTTCCAACAGGCATAGCAGGAAGCACAAACTATATCCGTATAATCAAAAA
The sequence above is a segment of the Campylobacter corcagiensis genome. Coding sequences within it:
- the pyk gene encoding pyruvate kinase yields the protein MNKKTKILATIGPASDNLDTIIELAKSGVNAFRMNFSHGDHAYHKSNLDKIKEAEKITGKRLGIFQDISGPKVRVGKLEEMFSLHAGDTLTFIKDEIVGKKIDEKSYKLSINHPEILSLMKEGEFIYLCDGAIRAKVIKASDDEIVATLENSGILTSNKGVNFPNTRIDIDVITQKDMKDLEWGAKNGVHFVAVSFVQKASDVLRVRRILDELGSKARIFAKIEKFDAVENIDDIIEASDGIMVARGDLGIEVPYYEVPNIQKMIIKKANAKARPVITATQMMLSMTENERATRAEISDVANAVLDGTDAVMLSEESAVGKHPAQVVKAMTNTIKEIEKIYPYNRNMECFDETDMVANSTVSLATNIKATAILSITGSGRSAIKMARNRPCMPIYGVSHDEETAHFLTLAWGVKPIMVKEKKDVDFLIADTIVEAYNKGFIDENQTYIMTAGFPTGIAGSTNYIRIIKKDQIDYYKDVVRIKESIKVR